Proteins co-encoded in one Maylandia zebra isolate NMK-2024a linkage group LG16, Mzebra_GT3a, whole genome shotgun sequence genomic window:
- the LOC101486405 gene encoding growth hormone-regulated TBC protein 1-A isoform X2, translating to MPIDAYGFERRGDFDSYKEMMNQYVDVLNRRSMRWSKLLQEKPHVEKNFTVKRFVRKGVPNEHRARIWMAASGAQEQLESKPGYYQSLLDMEHDTKLKETIHTDMHRTFPDNILFKSKAEPGMQKALFNVLLAYGHHNPTVGYCQGMNFIAGYLMIITKDEEKSFWLMDALVGRILPDYYTPAMLGLKTDQEVLGELVKVKAPAVGQLMAQYPGIWTLVVSRWFICLYIDVLPIETVLRVWDCLFYEGSKVLFRVALTLILHHQAEILRARSLPDVCECFKQITSGAFTLDCHTFMQKIFTEPKSLSMSTVDKLREKCRQQILKEESGQP from the exons GATTGACGCCTACGGTTTTGAGAGACGTGGCGATTTCGACTCCTACAAGGAGATGATGAATCAGTATGTAGATGTCCTCAACAGGAGGTCCATGAGATGGTCAAAGCTCCTTCAGGAGAAGCCTCATGTGGAGAAGAACTTCACag TGAAGAGGTTTGTTCGTAAAGGTGTGCCTAATGAGCACCGTGCCAGGATCTGGATGGCGGCTAGTGGTGCCCAGGAACAGCTGGAGAGTAAGCCGGGTTATTACCAGTCTCTGCTGGACATGGAGCATGACACCAAGCTGAAAGAAACCATTCACACAG atatGCACAGGACCTTTCCTGACAACATCCTGTTCAAGAGCAAAGCAGAGCCAGGCATGCAGAAGGCTCTGTTCAATGTGCTGCTGGCCTACGGACACCATAATCCTACAGTGGGCTACTGTCAG GGCATGAACTTCATTGCAGGCTACCTCATGATCATCACGAAAGACGAAGAGAAATCCTTCTGGCTTATGGATGCACTGGTGGGCAGGATACTCCCAG ACTACTACACCCCGGCCATGTTGGGTCTGAAGACTGACCAGGAGGTCCTTGGTGAGCTGGTTAAGGTCAAAGCTCCTGCAGTAGGACAGCTCATGGCCCAGTACCCTGGCATATGGACGCTGGTGGTGTCTCGCTGGTTTATCTGCCTCTACATCGATGTACTCCCTATCGAG ACTGTTCTGCGGGTCTGGGATTGTCTTTTCTACGAGGGATCCAAAGTACTTTTCCGCGTGGCTCTTACTCTCATACTTCACCACCAGGCAGAGATCCTGAGAGCGCGCTCTTTGCCTGACGTGTGCGAATGCTTCAAACAGATCACTTCTGGGGCTTTCACTCTAGACTGCCACACCTTTATGCAG aagatctTTACAGAACCTAAGAGTCTGTCGATGTCGACTGTTGATAAACTGAGAGAGAAATGCAGACAACAAATTCTCAAGGAGGAATCAGGACAGCCATGA
- the lamp1b gene encoding lysosome-associated membrane glycoprotein 1b → MVQICRVQSWFVGVTPLLIFVTVLHQGFATVAPPTPAPHKEPGRPERGHYNITNNGTICLMAYMGLQLNISYNSTSQKKVVQDVMNLQPNLTKHSGSCDSEIVSLQLTVDAVKTNLIFVFTMNSTSNKYHLSEVNVSAAWPDMKEHISGHNSSLDYLRGTVGYSYYCRDEQTLNVVQNLSINTFQLQVQPFAVKGDQFGAAEECQLDEDDMLIPIVVGAALAGLVAIVLLAYLIGRKRSHAGYQSI, encoded by the exons atggtGCAAATCTGTCGTGTCCAGTCATGGTTTGTGGGAGTAACGCCACTCCTCATTTTCG TGACTGTCCTGCACCAGGGCTTTGCTACTGTTGCCCCGCCCACTCCCGCACCACACAAAGAACCCGGAAGACCTGAAAGAGGACACTACAACATCACGAATAACGGCACCATCTGTTTAATGGCATACATGGGCCTCCAGCTCAACATTTCATACAACTCCACCTCCCAGAAAAAG GTTGTCCAGGATGTGATGAACTTACAACCCAATTTGACAAAGCACTCTGGATCATGTGATTCTGAGATCGTGTCCCTGCAGCTCACAGTGGATGCTGTTAAAACCAACCTCATTTTTGTCTTCACAATG AACTCCACATCCAACAAGTACCACTTAAGTGAAGTGAACGTGTCAGCGGCCTGGCCGGACATGAAAG AGCATATTTCAGGCCATAACAGCAGTCTGGACTACCTGCGGGGAACCGTGGGATACTCGTACTACTGCCGTGACGAGCAAACTCTAAACGTGGTCCAGAATTTGTCCATCAACACCTTCCAGTTGCAGGTGCAGCCTTTCGCCGTTAAAGGAGATCAGTTTGGAGCAG CTGAGGAATGCCAGCTGGATGAAGATGACATGTTGATCCCCATTGTAGTCGGAGCAGCTTTAGCGGGGCTCGTTGCCATCGTGCTCTTGGCCTACCTCattgggaggaagaggagccaTGCTGGCTACCAGAGCATCTGA
- the LOC101484869 gene encoding T-cell surface glycoprotein CD3 zeta chain produces the protein MDTLGKGVFALSVLAVPASCSENFFTEPVICYFLDGFLIIYCIIVTGLFFREKFSKGPSVGVTEENGIYQELERPKDADPYEVLDPSKRKKKAGKKKKPETARDPLESLIPSTSSPRPVPPLSPH, from the exons ATGGACACACTGGGGAAAGGTGTGTTTGCGCTTTCCGTACTAGCGGTGCCTGCTTCCTGTTCTG AAAATTTTTTCACTGAACCAGTCATCTGCTATTTCCTGGATGGATTTCTGATCATTTACTGCATCATTGTCACAGGGTTGTTCTTTAGAGAAAAG TTTTCCAAAGGCCCATCTGTGGGAGTCACT gaagaaaatgGCATTTATCAG GAACTTGAGAGACCAAAAGATGCTGATCCTTACGAGGTGCTTGACCCATCAAAAAGAAAG AAAAAAGCAGGCAAGAAAAAGAAACCTGAG ACGGCGAGGGACCCCCTTGAGTCTTTGATTCCCAGTACCTCATCTCCTCGTCCTGTTCCTCCTCTGTCTCCCCACTGA
- the LOC101486405 gene encoding growth hormone-regulated TBC protein 1-A isoform X1: protein MDGEMKGNAMQALADYDDSDRIDAYGFERRGDFDSYKEMMNQYVDVLNRRSMRWSKLLQEKPHVEKNFTVKRFVRKGVPNEHRARIWMAASGAQEQLESKPGYYQSLLDMEHDTKLKETIHTDMHRTFPDNILFKSKAEPGMQKALFNVLLAYGHHNPTVGYCQGMNFIAGYLMIITKDEEKSFWLMDALVGRILPDYYTPAMLGLKTDQEVLGELVKVKAPAVGQLMAQYPGIWTLVVSRWFICLYIDVLPIETVLRVWDCLFYEGSKVLFRVALTLILHHQAEILRARSLPDVCECFKQITSGAFTLDCHTFMQKIFTEPKSLSMSTVDKLREKCRQQILKEESGQP, encoded by the exons ATGGATGGGGAAATGAAAGGAAATGCTATGCAGGCTCTGGCCGATTATGATGACAGTGACAG GATTGACGCCTACGGTTTTGAGAGACGTGGCGATTTCGACTCCTACAAGGAGATGATGAATCAGTATGTAGATGTCCTCAACAGGAGGTCCATGAGATGGTCAAAGCTCCTTCAGGAGAAGCCTCATGTGGAGAAGAACTTCACag TGAAGAGGTTTGTTCGTAAAGGTGTGCCTAATGAGCACCGTGCCAGGATCTGGATGGCGGCTAGTGGTGCCCAGGAACAGCTGGAGAGTAAGCCGGGTTATTACCAGTCTCTGCTGGACATGGAGCATGACACCAAGCTGAAAGAAACCATTCACACAG atatGCACAGGACCTTTCCTGACAACATCCTGTTCAAGAGCAAAGCAGAGCCAGGCATGCAGAAGGCTCTGTTCAATGTGCTGCTGGCCTACGGACACCATAATCCTACAGTGGGCTACTGTCAG GGCATGAACTTCATTGCAGGCTACCTCATGATCATCACGAAAGACGAAGAGAAATCCTTCTGGCTTATGGATGCACTGGTGGGCAGGATACTCCCAG ACTACTACACCCCGGCCATGTTGGGTCTGAAGACTGACCAGGAGGTCCTTGGTGAGCTGGTTAAGGTCAAAGCTCCTGCAGTAGGACAGCTCATGGCCCAGTACCCTGGCATATGGACGCTGGTGGTGTCTCGCTGGTTTATCTGCCTCTACATCGATGTACTCCCTATCGAG ACTGTTCTGCGGGTCTGGGATTGTCTTTTCTACGAGGGATCCAAAGTACTTTTCCGCGTGGCTCTTACTCTCATACTTCACCACCAGGCAGAGATCCTGAGAGCGCGCTCTTTGCCTGACGTGTGCGAATGCTTCAAACAGATCACTTCTGGGGCTTTCACTCTAGACTGCCACACCTTTATGCAG aagatctTTACAGAACCTAAGAGTCTGTCGATGTCGACTGTTGATAAACTGAGAGAGAAATGCAGACAACAAATTCTCAAGGAGGAATCAGGACAGCCATGA